cgggcgggggacGCCGCCGGGGGCGGCGGCAGAACGGGACGGCTCCGGGGACACGGGACTCACCGCCACTTGGTGCGCCGATTCTGGAACCAGGTCTTCACTTGGGCGTCCGTCATCTTGAGGGACTTGGCGAGGGCAGCGCGCTCGGCCGAGGCCAGGTACTTCTGCCGATGGAAGCGCTTCTCCAGCTCGCAGATCTGCACCCGGGAGAAGGATGTCCGCGGTTTCTTGCGCTTCGGCGGAGTCCGGTTCTGGTAGGGATGCCCGATGCGCCGTGTCACCGTGAAGGGCgtcagcgccgccgccgctgcccgggTGGGAAGCACAGGGGTCAGCCCCGCGCCCGCACGGTGCCGGCCgcccccccggggccgccgctcTGCCCGCcggccgcccgcgccccgccggcccccgggGGGACCGCGGCTCCCCGGGGTCCCGCTTCCACCTCTCGTCGAAGGGCTGCGGTGGCGAGGGGGGCCCGGCAGCCCCCCGGGGCGCCCGGCGCTATCCACGCCGTGAGGAGAGCGATTTTTCGGCTCGCTGCGAGCGCGGGGGAGGGAAGCATCCAGCGGCCgcctttgcttttattcttattcgcattactgttattatttcgttttatattttttattggCCCTTCCGTTCGTTGTCGGGAGCCGGCTCGCCCGCTCCGCCCCGGCGCCTTACCTGTGAACCTGTCCTTGACGAAGCGCCGGCTGCTCTCCATCCAGGGGAAGTTGAGGCTGCCCAGACTGGGCACGGCGGGCATGGCCGGGATGGCGCTGGAGATGGGCGGCGGCACGGCCCCGGGGATGGGCCTGTGCGCCGGCACCCGGATCACGCCGGCCGGGGCCAGGCTGAGGTTCACACTGTACGATCCCGAGTCCTCGAAGGGCGCGGCGATGGCCGGGAAGGGGGTCGGCAGGGCCGGGTAGGGCgcgccgccgcggccgccggggccgcccaGGAAGGTCGCGCCGTCGGGGCcccgggggggcggcgggggagcGCTGTCCTGCTCGGGGCTGTTGAGGATCTGGTCGATGCCGAAGCTGATGGGCTCGTGCTGGTGCTGGCCCTGCGCCGGCCCTGGCGGGTCCATCCTCGGCGGGTCCATCCTCCGCCACCGCCGCCCTCGCGCCGCTGTGGAGGCGCCGCCGCTCGCGCTGCGCTCGCGGCCCGGCCGGACCCGCCGCCGACACCAAACTTTGCGGAGCGCGCGCGCGCCGCCCCGTCACCGCCCGGGGGCCGCCGCGCGCCCCGCGCCGCGtgcgcccccgccgccgccattggccgccgccgcccgccctccGCGCGCCCATTGGCTGCCGCCGCTCCGCACCGGCCGCGCGCCCGGGCGcgggggccgccgccgccgcggtgACATCACAGGGGCGCGCGAACAATGGccccgcgcggggcgggggcggggccgaggcCGCACGTCGGGAGCGCCGctccccccccccggccccggccccggccccggccccggccccggccccggcccgcccgaGCCGCGACCCCCGACGGCCCGAGGCCACCCTGCGAGGCGGGACTCGGTCCCCGCAGCCCGCGGCTGCCCAGGCTCCCGCCCCGACGGCAGCGCGGAGCGGCGGGCCGAGGCCGTgcccggggccgggctggggggcGTCCCGGACCCTACAGGGCGAGATTCCGTTTGGGCTTAATTGGCAGAGCCCGGCGCGGCCGCCGAGCGTGTTTGCAGCCGGTCCCTGACGGCCGAACGGGACTCAAGGCGTTAACAATTAAATAACGCTCAGTGCATTT
Above is a window of Corvus moneduloides isolate bCorMon1 chromosome 15, bCorMon1.pri, whole genome shotgun sequence DNA encoding:
- the TLX3 gene encoding T-cell leukemia homeobox protein 3; translation: MDPPRMDPPGPAQGQHQHEPISFGIDQILNSPEQDSAPPPPPRGPDGATFLGGPGGRGGAPYPALPTPFPAIAAPFEDSGSYSVNLSLAPAGVIRVPAHRPIPGAVPPPISSAIPAMPAVPSLGSLNFPWMESSRRFVKDRFTAAAALTPFTVTRRIGHPYQNRTPPKRKKPRTSFSRVQICELEKRFHRQKYLASAERAALAKSLKMTDAQVKTWFQNRRTKWRRQTAEEREAERQQASRLMLQLQHDAFQKSLNESIQPDPLCLHNSSLFALQNLQPWEEESAKIPPVTSLV